From the Aquitalea magnusonii genome, one window contains:
- a CDS encoding LysR substrate-binding domain-containing protein, protein MTLTELRYIVAVARERHFGRAAQSCFVSQPTLSIAIKKLEDELGITLFERGGQEVAVTEIGERIIEQSQRVLEEAETVKRLAGEHQNELVGPLKLGVIFTISPYLLPRLIPALRILAPDMPLILEENYTARLAEMLKRGEVDAIIVADPFEEAGTVAWPLYDEPFVVATPKGHPWEKQDCVNASQLTDESVLLLTQGNCFRDQVLQACSELASKQNHHSGLASTLQGSSLNTIRHMVASGMGVTVMPSTSIGPGDDSLLSVVPFEAPAPERRVLLVTRKQFFRKKAVETLQQAVFRSGLAGVTMLEGEGPIGG, encoded by the coding sequence ATGACGCTGACCGAACTCCGCTACATCGTGGCCGTGGCGCGTGAGCGCCATTTTGGCCGTGCAGCACAAAGCTGCTTTGTCAGCCAGCCCACTCTGTCCATCGCCATCAAGAAGCTGGAAGACGAACTGGGCATCACCTTGTTTGAGCGTGGTGGCCAGGAAGTGGCGGTGACGGAAATTGGTGAACGCATCATCGAGCAGTCGCAGCGCGTGCTGGAGGAAGCCGAAACCGTCAAGCGACTGGCCGGCGAACACCAGAACGAGCTGGTGGGTCCGCTCAAGCTGGGGGTGATCTTCACCATCAGCCCCTATTTGCTGCCACGGCTGATTCCGGCGCTGCGCATTCTGGCACCGGACATGCCGCTGATCCTGGAAGAGAACTATACCGCGCGACTGGCAGAAATGCTCAAGCGCGGTGAAGTGGACGCCATCATCGTGGCCGACCCGTTTGAAGAAGCCGGCACAGTAGCGTGGCCGCTGTACGACGAACCCTTTGTGGTGGCCACGCCCAAGGGCCATCCCTGGGAGAAGCAGGACTGTGTCAATGCCAGCCAGTTGACCGACGAAAGCGTGCTGCTGCTGACCCAGGGCAACTGCTTCCGCGACCAGGTATTGCAAGCATGCAGCGAACTGGCCAGCAAGCAGAACCACCACTCGGGTCTCGCCAGCACCTTGCAGGGCAGCTCGCTCAACACCATCCGCCACATGGTGGCCAGCGGCATGGGCGTAACCGTGATGCCGTCCACCTCCATCGGCCCCGGCGACGACAGCCTGTTGTCGGTTGTCCCCTTCGAGGCTCCGGCACCCGAGCGCCGGGTTCTGCTGGTAACCCGCAAGCAGTTCTTCCGCAAAAAGGCGGTGGAAACCCTGCAACAGGCCGTGTTCCGTTCCGGCCTTGCCGGCGTCACCATGCTGGAAGGTGAAGGGCCGATTGGCGGCTGA
- the minE gene encoding cell division topological specificity factor MinE: MSLIDILFGKRQKTAAIARERLQIILAHERNGRSAPDYLPALQRELMEVISKYVSVNLDDIKVQVERQDDFEVLEVNIVLPEHQR, encoded by the coding sequence ATGTCCCTTATCGACATCCTGTTCGGCAAACGACAGAAAACCGCTGCCATTGCCAGAGAACGCCTGCAGATCATCCTGGCGCATGAGCGCAATGGCCGCAGTGCGCCGGACTATCTGCCCGCGCTGCAGCGCGAGCTGATGGAGGTGATTTCCAAGTACGTATCGGTCAATCTGGACGATATCAAGGTACAGGTGGAACGCCAGGACGACTTTGAAGTGCTGGAAGTGAATATCGTGCTGCCGGAGCATCAACGCTAA
- the minD gene encoding septum site-determining protein MinD, producing MAKIIVVTSGKGGVGKTTTSASFASGLALRGHKTVVIDFDVGLRNLDLIMGCERRVVYDLINVVNGEASLNQALIKDKNCDNLYIIPASQTRDKDALSQEGVEKVLKDLADSGFEYIVCDSPAGIEKGALMALYFADEALIVTNPEVSSVRDSDRILGILASKSRRAEQGGEPVKEHLLITRYSPARVDKGEMLSVDDVKEILRVPLIGVIPESQTVLQASNSGTPAIHLKGSDVAEAYSDVIARFLGEDRPMRFLDAPKVGLLKRLFGG from the coding sequence GTGGCAAAAATCATCGTCGTGACTTCCGGCAAAGGTGGTGTCGGCAAAACCACCACCAGTGCCAGCTTTGCCTCCGGCCTGGCCTTGCGCGGCCACAAGACCGTGGTGATCGACTTTGACGTCGGCCTGCGCAATCTGGACCTGATCATGGGTTGCGAACGCCGCGTGGTGTACGACCTGATCAATGTCGTCAACGGGGAAGCTTCGCTGAACCAGGCGCTGATCAAGGACAAGAACTGCGACAACCTGTACATCATTCCGGCCTCGCAAACCCGCGACAAGGATGCCCTGTCGCAGGAAGGCGTGGAAAAAGTACTGAAGGATCTGGCCGACAGCGGCTTTGAGTACATTGTGTGCGACTCCCCGGCCGGTATCGAAAAGGGTGCCTTGATGGCGCTGTACTTTGCCGATGAAGCGCTGATCGTCACCAACCCGGAAGTCTCTTCGGTGCGCGACTCCGACCGTATCCTGGGCATTCTGGCCTCCAAATCGCGCCGCGCCGAGCAAGGTGGCGAGCCGGTGAAAGAGCACCTGCTAATTACCCGCTACTCCCCTGCCCGCGTGGACAAGGGCGAAATGCTGTCGGTGGATGACGTGAAGGAAATCCTGCGCGTGCCGCTGATCGGCGTGATTCCGGAATCGCAAACCGTACTGCAAGCCTCCAACTCCGGTACCCCTGCCATTCATTTGAAAGGCAGCGACGTAGCCGAAGCCTATTCCGACGTGATTGCACGTTTCCTGGGCGAAGATCGCCCCATGCGCTTCCTCGATGCCCCTAAAGTGGGTTTGCTCAAGCGCCTGTTCGGAGGTTAA
- the minC gene encoding septum site-determining protein MinC: MSSAANAFDIKSASLDLLALILHTDNLEELSSALESRFGSAGDAPAEAFMLDVEALPQAAETEYGRLLPMLSRHGIRAVALRHPDSAMAEVASRYGLAYVRGVTQPRSSQIVSEPQAKPVEAPVAAAPAPAAMIVDRPVRAGQQIYARGCDLVVLAMVSAGAEVIADGNIHVYAPLRGRALAGARGNTAARIFVRSMEAELVSIAGVYRTIEQALPESIKGKPTQIQLENERLVMTALGE; the protein is encoded by the coding sequence ATGAGCTCTGCGGCCAACGCCTTTGACATCAAATCTGCCAGCCTGGATCTGCTGGCCCTGATTCTCCACACCGATAATCTGGAAGAACTTTCCAGTGCTCTGGAATCCCGTTTCGGCTCCGCCGGCGATGCGCCGGCAGAAGCCTTCATGCTGGATGTGGAAGCCCTGCCCCAGGCAGCGGAAACCGAGTATGGCCGCCTGCTGCCCATGCTCAGCCGCCACGGCATCCGCGCCGTGGCATTGCGCCATCCGGATTCGGCCATGGCCGAAGTGGCCAGCCGTTACGGCCTGGCTTATGTGCGCGGTGTGACCCAGCCTCGTTCCAGCCAGATCGTCAGCGAGCCGCAGGCCAAGCCAGTGGAAGCGCCCGTTGCCGCGGCCCCTGCCCCCGCAGCCATGATCGTGGACAGACCGGTGCGCGCCGGCCAGCAGATTTACGCACGCGGCTGCGACCTGGTGGTGCTGGCCATGGTCAGCGCCGGTGCCGAAGTGATTGCCGATGGCAATATCCATGTCTACGCCCCGCTGCGCGGCCGGGCACTGGCTGGTGCGCGCGGCAATACCGCGGCACGCATCTTTGTACGCAGCATGGAAGCCGAACTGGTTTCCATTGCCGGCGTCTATCGCACTATCGAACAGGCTTTGCCGGAGAGCATCAAGGGCAAGCCGACCCAGATTCAACTTGAGAACGAGCGCCTGGTCATGACCGCGCTTGGCGAATAA
- a CDS encoding phasin family protein has translation MFTNTQEFSALGQAQFDKAVRLSSIVLAGAERFANLQLELTRKLLDSNAKHFKALAEIKDPKAFAELQTSLAQPGLDQAFSVAREVYDAAVTTQGELTSFVEEQLAEQNKLLLSNLDRLSKNAPAGSDIAVSALKTFVNSSNAAFESVSKTAKKVSAEIAEASVEAASTQAKATAAAVSRKKPAASAAA, from the coding sequence ATGTTTACCAATACCCAAGAATTCTCTGCTCTCGGCCAGGCGCAATTTGACAAAGCCGTTCGCCTGTCCTCCATCGTGTTGGCTGGTGCCGAACGTTTTGCCAACCTGCAGCTTGAGCTGACCCGCAAGCTGCTGGACAGCAATGCCAAGCATTTCAAGGCGCTGGCTGAAATCAAGGACCCGAAAGCATTTGCCGAACTGCAAACCAGTCTGGCTCAGCCGGGCCTGGACCAGGCTTTCAGCGTGGCTCGTGAAGTTTACGATGCTGCGGTGACCACGCAGGGCGAACTGACTTCCTTTGTGGAAGAGCAACTGGCTGAACAGAACAAGCTGTTGCTGAGCAATCTGGACCGTCTGTCCAAGAATGCGCCGGCTGGTTCTGACATTGCAGTTTCTGCATTGAAGACCTTCGTCAACAGCTCCAATGCTGCTTTCGAAAGCGTGTCCAAGACCGCCAAAAAGGTAAGCGCAGAAATTGCTGAAGCCAGCGTGGAAGCTGCCAGCACCCAGGCCAAGGCGACTGCTGCTGCAGTAAGCCGCAAGAAGCCGGCTGCATCTGCTGCTGCCTGA
- a CDS encoding LysR family transcriptional regulator: MKISLDALLVLDAIDRNGSFAAAAEELHRVTSAVSYVIQKLEQDLDITLFDRSGHRARLTPAGELLLRDGRYLLDAARSVEHRLQQQAAGWESELVITIGDLIPFEQLIPLIQRFDQLGSGTQLRFNREVFGGIWDALYDERADLVLGAPGHPPSGNYFYREIGSIDFAFLVSPQHPLAQAAEPLAAHTVRQHRIISLGDTSRRLPTRTAGILDGQDVLTVHTLDAKLALMTAGLGIGYLPRTLATPYLQNGQLVEKSLKEKRSCTKMFYAWKEESPGKALAWFIENLGLCIQQKQLII, translated from the coding sequence ATGAAAATATCCCTGGATGCCCTGCTGGTACTGGATGCCATTGACCGCAATGGCAGCTTTGCCGCCGCCGCAGAAGAGCTGCATCGCGTCACCTCTGCCGTCAGTTATGTCATCCAGAAACTGGAGCAGGATCTTGATATCACCCTGTTCGACCGCAGCGGTCATCGCGCCCGGCTCACCCCGGCGGGTGAGCTGCTGCTGCGTGACGGGCGCTACCTGCTGGATGCCGCGCGCAGTGTAGAACACCGCCTGCAGCAGCAAGCAGCAGGCTGGGAGAGCGAATTGGTCATCACCATTGGAGACCTCATTCCATTTGAGCAGCTGATTCCGCTGATCCAGCGCTTCGATCAGCTAGGCAGTGGCACCCAATTACGCTTTAACCGCGAAGTATTCGGTGGCATCTGGGATGCGCTGTACGACGAACGGGCCGATCTGGTACTGGGTGCGCCCGGCCATCCGCCATCAGGCAATTACTTTTACCGAGAAATTGGCAGCATCGATTTCGCTTTTCTGGTGAGTCCACAGCATCCACTGGCGCAGGCGGCAGAACCACTGGCGGCGCATACGGTACGCCAGCACCGCATCATTTCGCTGGGAGACACCTCGCGCCGCCTCCCCACCCGCACTGCAGGCATACTGGATGGACAGGATGTGCTGACCGTACACACTCTGGACGCCAAGCTGGCATTGATGACGGCAGGACTGGGAATCGGTTATCTGCCACGTACACTTGCCACGCCGTATCTGCAAAATGGTCAACTTGTGGAAAAATCACTGAAGGAAAAACGCAGTTGCACCAAAATGTTCTATGCCTGGAAAGAAGAATCACCAGGCAAGGCTCTGGCGTGGTTTATTGAAAACCTCGGACTCTGCATCCAGCAAAAACAGCTGATCATTTAA
- the ppa gene encoding inorganic diphosphatase has protein sequence MNLELIGPGKDMPGDFNVVIEISANAAPIKYEFDKEWNTLVVDRFMGTSMMYPANYGFVPQTLAGDGDPVDVLVVTPFPLPPGVVIRCRALGLIKMEDDGGVDAKLVAVPVEKLCPMYKSIQKLEDLPELLRAQMVHFFEHYKDLEKGKWVKIHGWGTLEDAKTELVEGIARFGK, from the coding sequence ATGAACCTGGAACTCATCGGCCCGGGCAAAGACATGCCGGGCGACTTCAACGTCGTGATCGAAATCTCCGCTAACGCTGCGCCGATCAAATACGAATTCGACAAAGAGTGGAACACCCTGGTGGTTGACCGTTTCATGGGCACCTCCATGATGTACCCGGCCAACTACGGCTTCGTGCCGCAAACCCTGGCCGGCGATGGCGACCCGGTTGATGTGCTGGTGGTTACCCCCTTCCCGCTGCCGCCGGGTGTGGTGATCCGCTGTCGCGCACTGGGTCTGATCAAGATGGAAGACGACGGCGGCGTGGATGCCAAGCTGGTGGCGGTGCCGGTGGAAAAACTGTGCCCGATGTACAAGTCCATCCAGAAGCTGGAAGATCTGCCGGAACTGCTGCGCGCACAGATGGTGCATTTCTTCGAGCACTACAAGGATCTGGAAAAGGGCAAGTGGGTCAAGATCCACGGCTGGGGCACGCTGGAAGATGCCAAGACCGAACTGGTGGAAGGCATTGCACGCTTCGGCAAGTAA
- the coq7 gene encoding 2-polyprenyl-3-methyl-6-methoxy-1,4-benzoquinone monooxygenase, with amino-acid sequence MFDTLITEFDKGLRTLFAPAQSQRPRPDAGLEEAELSAAEKRHAIGLMRVNHCGEVCAQALYQGQALTARNPAAREALQHAAFEEVEHLAWTEQRIRELGGQPSLLGPLWYTGSLAIGVTAGLLGDKWNLGFLEETEHQVGAHLDSHLTALPAADAKSRAIVSQMRDDELRHADMAHEYGAASLPLPVKGLMKLTAKLMTVSSYRI; translated from the coding sequence ATGTTTGATACGCTGATTACCGAATTTGACAAGGGTTTGCGCACCCTGTTTGCGCCGGCACAAAGCCAGCGTCCACGGCCAGATGCCGGGCTGGAAGAGGCGGAACTCAGCGCTGCGGAAAAGCGTCATGCCATCGGGCTGATGCGGGTGAATCACTGCGGTGAGGTATGTGCTCAGGCGCTGTATCAGGGTCAGGCGCTGACTGCACGCAATCCGGCCGCGCGTGAGGCGCTGCAACATGCCGCATTCGAAGAAGTGGAGCACCTGGCCTGGACCGAGCAGCGCATTCGCGAGCTGGGTGGCCAGCCCAGTCTGCTCGGCCCCTTGTGGTATACCGGTTCGCTGGCCATCGGTGTGACAGCCGGCCTGCTGGGGGATAAATGGAACCTGGGTTTTCTGGAGGAAACCGAACACCAGGTCGGCGCGCATCTGGACAGCCACCTGACGGCCTTGCCGGCGGCAGATGCCAAGAGCCGCGCCATTGTCAGCCAGATGCGGGATGATGAACTGCGCCATGCCGATATGGCGCATGAATATGGTGCTGCCAGCCTGCCGCTGCCGGTGAAGGGTTTGATGAAATTGACCGCCAAGCTGATGACGGTCAGCAGCTATCGCATCTGA
- a CDS encoding exonuclease domain-containing protein — protein sequence MLFDIPWAIVDLETTGGHIGRDRITEIGLILLDGEEQQRYETLVNPLQPIPPFIENMTGISNSMVETTAPFSTIAADLLPMLQGRLLLAHNVRFDYGFLRNEFRRVGLRLQNATLCTVKLSRRLYPQHFKHNLDSIIQRHGLQLPDRHRAMADAEALLLFLQAACAELGEAAVKEAIRYVLAQPELPPGVDAALVDDLPDLPGVYTVWGEDEQALYVGRASNVRAKVVSQLAQDGKYGKQPVIGRTVRRISCQETIGDLGAALLEQQLLRQLKPFYNHRSRLVSEVCSIQLDHGHGEFLRPMIVMAEQLDFSRTADLYGLFRSPKEARKALADIANGHGLCQAVLGVETVTTRKGAGCVALKGGRCRGACVGREAAPSHNMRLLQALTRLRIKAWEFPGPLAVVETDEVTGSAIEHVFDQWCYLGSRPAGEGSLQGSPCFDIDTYKLLDAYLKKPNPNSSLRLLS from the coding sequence ATGCTGTTTGATATTCCCTGGGCCATTGTTGACCTTGAAACCACCGGTGGCCACATCGGCCGCGACCGCATTACCGAAATCGGGCTGATTCTGCTGGATGGTGAGGAGCAGCAGCGCTACGAGACGCTGGTCAATCCCTTGCAGCCGATTCCGCCCTTCATCGAAAACATGACCGGCATCAGCAATAGCATGGTGGAAACTACTGCGCCGTTCAGTACCATTGCCGCCGATTTGCTGCCCATGCTGCAGGGGCGTTTGCTGCTGGCGCATAACGTCCGTTTTGACTATGGCTTTTTGCGCAACGAGTTCCGTCGTGTCGGGCTGCGTTTGCAAAACGCCACGCTGTGTACGGTCAAGTTGTCGCGGCGTTTGTACCCCCAACATTTCAAGCACAATCTGGACAGCATCATCCAGCGTCATGGCTTGCAACTGCCGGACCGGCACCGGGCGATGGCCGATGCCGAAGCCTTGTTGCTGTTCTTGCAGGCCGCCTGTGCCGAACTGGGTGAAGCGGCGGTAAAAGAAGCCATCCGATATGTACTGGCACAGCCCGAACTGCCGCCCGGTGTGGATGCCGCATTGGTGGATGATCTGCCCGACCTGCCTGGGGTGTACACCGTCTGGGGGGAGGATGAACAGGCGCTTTATGTGGGACGTGCCAGCAATGTGCGCGCCAAGGTGGTGTCGCAACTGGCGCAGGATGGTAAATACGGCAAGCAGCCGGTGATTGGTCGCACGGTAAGGCGCATCAGTTGCCAGGAGACGATAGGGGATCTGGGCGCGGCCTTGCTGGAACAGCAGTTATTGCGTCAGCTCAAGCCGTTTTACAATCACCGCAGCCGGCTGGTCAGCGAGGTGTGCTCCATCCAGTTGGATCATGGCCACGGCGAGTTCTTGCGGCCGATGATAGTCATGGCCGAGCAGTTGGATTTCAGTCGCACCGCCGATTTGTATGGTTTGTTCCGCAGCCCGAAAGAAGCGCGCAAGGCGCTGGCTGATATTGCCAATGGTCATGGCCTGTGCCAGGCGGTACTGGGAGTGGAAACGGTGACCACGCGCAAGGGCGCGGGTTGTGTGGCGCTGAAAGGTGGGCGCTGCCGTGGTGCCTGTGTTGGTCGCGAAGCTGCGCCATCGCACAATATGCGCTTGTTGCAGGCCTTGACGCGCTTGCGGATCAAGGCGTGGGAGTTCCCAGGCCCGCTGGCGGTAGTGGAAACCGATGAAGTCACCGGCAGTGCCATTGAGCATGTGTTCGATCAATGGTGCTATCTGGGTTCGCGTCCGGCAGGGGAGGGTAGTTTGCAGGGTAGCCCTTGCTTTGACATCGACACCTACAAGCTGCTGGATGCCTATCTGAAAAAGCCCAATCCCAACAGCAGCTTGCGTTTGTTGTCCTAG
- a CDS encoding flagellar motor protein has translation MDKISIIAIVMGLTAIIAGQAIEGGNIGSLLQLTAFMIVIGGTMSAVMLQSTPKQFVAGMRMIRWIFLPPPQDNERLIREVVNWSQTARRGGLLSLEGYVTQQKDPFTKKALQMVVDGAEPDVLRGVMEVEIGMFEHARKQAARVWESAGGYAPTMGILGAVLGLIHVMENLSDPSKLGAGIAVAFVATVYGVGSANLFFLPVANKLKHLVAVEIAQKEMVVEGLVAIANGENPRIIESRLRSFQAMHE, from the coding sequence GTGGACAAGATCAGCATCATCGCCATTGTCATGGGCCTGACAGCCATCATTGCAGGCCAGGCCATCGAAGGGGGCAATATTGGCTCCCTGCTGCAACTGACTGCCTTCATGATCGTGATAGGCGGCACCATGAGTGCGGTCATGTTGCAAAGCACACCCAAACAGTTTGTGGCCGGCATGCGCATGATCCGCTGGATTTTCCTGCCGCCGCCGCAGGATAACGAAAGGCTGATCCGCGAAGTGGTCAACTGGAGCCAGACCGCCCGCCGTGGCGGCCTGCTGTCACTGGAAGGCTATGTCACACAGCAAAAAGACCCGTTTACCAAAAAGGCGCTGCAGATGGTGGTGGATGGTGCCGAACCCGATGTGCTGCGCGGGGTGATGGAAGTGGAAATCGGCATGTTCGAACATGCGCGCAAGCAGGCGGCACGGGTGTGGGAATCCGCCGGTGGCTATGCGCCCACCATGGGTATTCTGGGAGCGGTACTGGGCCTTATCCACGTGATGGAAAACCTGTCCGATCCATCCAAGCTGGGTGCCGGCATTGCCGTGGCCTTTGTCGCCACCGTGTATGGCGTAGGCTCGGCCAACCTGTTTTTCCTGCCGGTGGCCAACAAGCTCAAGCACCTGGTTGCCGTTGAGATCGCGCAGAAGGAAATGGTGGTGGAAGGCCTGGTGGCCATCGCCAATGGCGAAAACCCGCGCATCATCGAAAGCCGCTTGCGCAGCTTCCAGGCCATGCACGAATAA
- a CDS encoding RNA polymerase sigma factor FliA has protein sequence MTLPSLRRKGYAGAASQPEIDVQKHLPLVKKLAGMLMARLPASVEMDDLVQVGIIGLIDAARQFDPLQGVQFETFASQRIRGAMLDELRREDWLPRQARRQARQIEDSINKLEQQLGRAPLESEIAAALGVELDDYQNMLGDCKGLSLVHFEDFSDGEGETLNDAIANIEDSNAPNPLQVLADGDFRQALVDAIKTLPERDQLVMALYYEQELNLKEIGAVLEVSESRVCQLHTQAIARIRAKMKEWL, from the coding sequence ATGACATTGCCGTCTCTACGCCGCAAAGGCTATGCCGGTGCAGCCTCGCAACCGGAAATCGACGTTCAGAAGCACCTGCCATTAGTGAAAAAACTGGCCGGCATGCTGATGGCACGCCTGCCGGCCTCGGTCGAAATGGACGATCTGGTGCAAGTTGGCATCATTGGCCTGATTGATGCCGCACGCCAGTTCGACCCATTGCAAGGCGTGCAGTTTGAAACCTTTGCCAGCCAACGCATTCGCGGTGCCATGCTGGACGAACTGCGCCGCGAAGACTGGCTGCCACGCCAGGCCCGCCGCCAGGCTCGGCAGATTGAAGACAGCATCAACAAGCTGGAACAACAACTGGGCCGCGCCCCGCTGGAATCGGAAATTGCCGCAGCGCTGGGCGTGGAACTGGATGACTACCAAAACATGCTGGGCGACTGCAAAGGCCTGAGCCTGGTGCATTTTGAAGACTTTTCCGATGGCGAAGGCGAAACCCTGAACGACGCCATTGCCAATATCGAAGACAGCAATGCGCCCAATCCGCTGCAAGTGCTGGCCGATGGCGATTTCCGCCAGGCACTGGTGGATGCCATCAAGACCCTGCCGGAACGCGACCAACTGGTGATGGCGCTGTATTACGAGCAGGAATTGAACCTCAAGGAAATCGGTGCCGTACTGGAAGTGTCGGAATCCCGCGTCTGCCAGCTACACACCCAGGCCATCGCCCGCATCAGGGCCAAGATGAAGGAATGGCTGTAA
- a CDS encoding MinD/ParA family ATP-binding protein: MNGALQDQAASLRRLTAKAGRAPSFAFIGSDNAGASTLVTELSLGLAYAGHRPLVVDCSLGQVQARRLGTPTTATLESQMVSVGGLDEMMTTSRQGIQLINLYARPEERALFSAQLWLRLGSEFAALERDSTVLMIDVPVTATDPVPASVADNLVLVISPAADSMTTAYANIKRLSTGFGRQRFNVLVNRVRHLEEARDLFNRLAAVTSEFLSVSLRWVGFVPADNAVRRSQALRRPLMEAFPDSEAAAAFAQLAAVLPQWDSPETERHDTGFMDMLIATSRDWAEADGAKRR, from the coding sequence ATGAACGGAGCACTCCAGGATCAGGCCGCCAGCCTGCGACGTTTGACCGCCAAGGCCGGCAGGGCACCCAGCTTTGCCTTCATCGGCTCGGACAATGCCGGTGCCAGCACCCTGGTGACCGAACTGTCGCTGGGGCTGGCTTATGCCGGCCACCGCCCGCTGGTGGTGGATTGCAGTCTGGGTCAGGTGCAGGCCCGCCGCCTGGGCACCCCCACCACCGCCACGCTGGAAAGCCAGATGGTGAGTGTGGGTGGGCTGGATGAAATGATGACCACCTCACGCCAGGGCATTCAGTTAATCAATCTGTATGCCCGGCCAGAAGAACGCGCGCTGTTTTCCGCCCAGCTCTGGCTGCGCCTGGGCAGTGAGTTTGCCGCCCTGGAACGCGACAGCACGGTATTGATGATTGATGTGCCCGTTACCGCAACCGACCCGGTACCCGCCAGCGTGGCCGACAATCTGGTGCTGGTGATCAGCCCGGCGGCAGATTCCATGACCACGGCTTACGCCAACATCAAGCGTCTTTCCACCGGTTTTGGCCGCCAGCGCTTCAATGTGCTGGTCAACCGGGTGCGTCATCTGGAAGAAGCCCGCGATCTGTTCAACCGGCTGGCCGCCGTCACCAGCGAGTTCCTCAGCGTCTCGCTGCGCTGGGTCGGTTTTGTCCCGGCCGACAACGCCGTGCGCCGCAGCCAGGCCCTGCGCCGGCCACTGATGGAAGCCTTTCCCGACAGCGAGGCCGCCGCCGCCTTTGCCCAGCTTGCCGCCGTGCTGCCGCAATGGGACAGCCCGGAAACCGAACGTCACGATACCGGCTTCATGGACATGCTGATTGCCACCTCACGCGACTGGGCCGAGGCCGATGGAGCAAAACGACGATGA